NNNNNNNNNNNNNNNNNNNNNNNNNNNNNNNNNNNNNNNNNNNNNNNNNNNNNNNNNNNNNNNNNNNNNNNNNNNNNNNNNNNNNNNNNNNNNNNNNNNNNNNNNNNNNNNNNNNNNNNNNNNNNNNNNNNNNNNNNNNNNNNNNNNNNNNNNNNNNNNNNNNNNNNNNNNNNNNNNNNNNNNNNNNNNNNNNNNNNNNNNNNNNNNNNNNNNNNNNNNNNNNNNNNNNNNNNNNNNNNNNNNNNNNNNNNNNNNNNNNNNNNNNNNNNNNNNNNNNNNNNNNNNNNNNNNNNNNNNNNNNNNNNNNNNNNNNNNNNNNNNNNNNNNNNNNNNNNNNNNNNNNNNNNNNNNNNNNNNNNNNNNNNNNNNNNNNNNNNNNNNNNNNNNNNNNNNNNNNNNNNNNNNNNNNNNNNNNNNNNNNNNNNNNNNNNNNNNNNNNNNNNNNNNNNNNNNNNNNNNNNNNNNNNNNNNNNNNNNNNNNNNNNNNNNNNNNNNNNNNNNNNNNNNNNNNNNNNNNNNNNNNNNNNNNNNNNNNNNNNNNNNNNNNNNNNNNNNNNNNNNNNNNNNNNNNNNNNNNNNNNNNNNNNNNNNNNNNNNNNNNNNNNNNNNNNNNNNNNNNNNNNNNNNNNNNNNNNNNNNNNNNNNNNNNNNNNNNNNNNNNNNNNNNNNNNNNNNNNNNNNNNNNNNNNNNNNNNNNNNNNNNNNNNNNNNNNNNNNNNNNNNNNNNNNNNNNNNNNNNNNNNNNNNNNNNNNNNNNNNNNNNNNNNNNNNNNNNNNNNNNNNNNNNNNNNNNNNNNNNNNNNNNNNNNNNNNNNNNNNNNNNNNNNNNNNNNNNNNNNNNNNNNNNNNNNNNNNNNNNNNNNNNNNNNNNNNNNNNNNNNNNNNNNNNNNNNNNNNNNNNNNNNNNNNNNNNNNNNNNNNNNNNNNNNNNNNNNNNNNNNNNNNNNNNNNNNNNNNNNNNNNNNNNNNNNNNNNNNNNNNNNNNNNNNNNNNNNNNNNNNNNNNNNNNNNNNNNNNNNNNNNNNNNNNNNNNNNNNNNNNNNNNNNNNNNNNNNNNNNNNNNNNNNNNNNNNNNNNNNNNNNNNNNNNNNNNNNNNNNNNNNNNNNNNNNNNNNNNNNNNNNNNNNNNNNNNNNNNNNNNNNNNNNNNNNNNNNNNNNNNNNNNNNNNNNNNNNNNNNNNNNNNNNNNNNNNNNNNNNNNNNNNNNNNNNNNNNNNNNNNNNNNNNNNNNNNNNNNNNNNNNNNNNNNNNNNNNNNNNNNNNNNNNNNNNNNNNNNNNNNNNNNNNNNNNNNNNNNNNNNNNNNNNNNNNNNNNNNNNNNNNNNNNNNNNNNNNNNNNNNNNNNNNNNNNNNNNNNNNNNNNNNNNNNNNNNNNNNNNNNNNNNNNNNNNNNNNNNNNNNNNNNNNNNNNNNNNNNNNNNNNNNNNNNNNNNNNNNNNNNNNNNNNNNNNNNNNNNNNNNNNNNNNNNNNNNNNNNNNNNNNNNNNNNNNNNNNNNNNNNNNNNNNNNNNNNNNNNNNNNNNNNNNNNNNNNNNNNNNNNNNNNNNNNNNNNNNNNNNNNNNNNNNNNNNNNNNNNNNNNNNNNNNNNNNNNNNNNNNNNNNNNNNNNNNNNNNNNNNNNNNNNNNNNNNNNNNNNNNNNNNNNNNNNNNNNNNNNNNNNNNNNNNNNNNNNNNNNNNNNNNNNNNNNNNNNNNNNNNNNNNNNNNNNNNNNNNNNNNNNNNNNNNNNNNNNNNNNNNNNNNNNNNNNNNNNNNNNNNNNNNNNNNNNNNNNNNNNNNNNNNNNNNNNNNNNNNNNNNNNNNNNNNNNNNNNNNNNNNNNNNNNNNNNNNNNNNNNNNNNNNNNNNNNNNNNNNNNNNNNNNNNNNNNNNNNNNNNNNNNNNNNNNNNNNNNNNNNNNNNNNNNNNNNNNNNNNNNNNNNNNNNNNNNNNNNNNNNNNNNNNNNNNNNNNNNNNNNNNNNNNNNNNNNNNNNNNNNNNNNNNNNNNNNNNNNNNNNNNNNNNNNNNNNNNNNNNNNNNNNNNNNNNNNNNNNNNNNNNNNNNNNNNNNNNNNNNNNNNNNNNNNNNNNNNNNNNNNNNNNNNNNNNNNNNNNNNNNNNNNNNNNNNNNNNNNNNNNNNNNNNNNNNNNNNNNNNNNNNNNNNNNNNNNNNNNNNNNNNNNNNNNNNNNNNNNNNNNNNNNNNNNNNNNNNNNNNNNNNNNNNNNNNNNNNNNNNNNNNNNNNNNNNNNNNNNNNNNNNNNNNNNNNNNNNNNNNNNNNNNNNNNNNNNNNNNNNNNNNNNNNNNNNNNNNNNNNNNNNNNNNNNNNNNNNNNNNNNNNNNNNNNNNNNNNNNNNNNNNNNNNNNNNNNNNNNNNNNNNNNNNNNNNNNNNNNNNNNNNNNNNNNNNNNNNNNNNNNNNNNNNNNNNNNNNNNNNNNNNNNNNNNNNNNNNNNNNNNNNNNNNNNNNNNNNNNNNNNNNNNNNNNNNNNNNNNNNNNNNNNNNNNNNNNNNNNNNNNNNNNNNNNNNNNNNNNNNNNNNNNNNNNNNNNNNNNNNNNNNNNNNNNNNNNNNNNNNNNNNNNNNNNNNNNNNNNNNNNNNNNNNNNNNNNNNNNNNNNNNNNNNNNNNNNNNNNNNNNNNNNNNNNNNNNNNNNNNNNNNNNNNNNNNNNNNNNNNNNNNNNNNNNNNNNNNNNNNNNNNNNNNNNNNNNNNNNNNNNNNNNNNNNNNNNNNNNNNNNNNNNNNNNNNNNNNNNNNNNNNNNNNNNNNNNNNNNNNNNNNNNNNNNNNNNNNNNNNNNNNNNNNNNNNNNNNNNNNNNNNNNNNNNNNNNNNNNNNNNNNNNNNNNNNNNNNNNNNNNNNNNNNNNNNNNNNNNNNNNNNNNNNNNNNNNNNNNNNNNNNNNNNNNNNNNNNNNNNNNNNNNNNNNNNNNNNNNNNNNNNNNNNNNNNNNNNNNNNNNNNNNNNNNNNNNNNNNNNNNNNNNNNNNNNNNNNNNNNNNNNNNNNNNNNNNNNNNNNNNNNNNNNNNNNNNNNNNNNNNNNNNNNNNNNNNNNNNNNNNNNNNNNNNNNNNNNNNNNNNNNNNNNNNNNNNNNNNNNNNNNNNNNNNNNNNNNNNNNNNNNNNNNNNNNNNNNNNNNNNNNNNNNNNNNNNNNNNNNNNNNNNNNNNNNNNNNNNNNNNNNNNNNNNNNNNNNNNNNNNNNNNNNNNNNNNNNNNNNNNNNNNNNNNNNNNNNNNNNNNNNNNNNNNNNNNNNNNNNNNNNNNNNNNNNNNNNNNNNNNNNNNNNNNNNNNNNNNNNNNNNNNNNNNNNNNNNNNNNNNNNNNNNNNNNNNNNNNNNNNNNNNNNNNNNNNNNNNNNNNNNNNNNNNNNNNNNNNNNNNNNNNNNNNNNNNNNNNNNNNNNNNNNNNNNNNNNNNNNNNNNNNNNNNNNNNNNNNNNNNNNNNNNNNNNNNNNNNNNNNNNNNNNNNNNNNNNNNNNNNNNNNNNNNNNNNNNNNNNNNNNNNNNNNNNNNNNNNNNNNNNNNNNNNNNNNNNNNNNNNNNNNNNNNNNNNNNNNNNNNNNNNNNNNNNNNNNNNNNNNNNNNNNNNNNNNNNNNNNNNNNNNNNNNNNNNNNNNNNNNNNNNNNNNNNNNNNNNNNNNNNNNNNNNNNNNNNNNNNNNNNNNNNNNNNNNNNNNNNNNNNNNNNNNNNNNNNNNNNNNNNNNNNNNNNNNNNNNNNNNNNNNNNNNNNNNNNNNNNNNNNNNNNNNNNNNNNNNNNNNNNNNNNNNNNNNNNNNNNNNNNNNNNNNNNNNNNNNNNNNNNNNNNNNNNNNNNNNNNNNNNNNNNNNNNNNNNNNNNNNNNNNNNNNNNNNNNNNNNNNNNNNNNNNNNNNNNNNNNNNNNNNNNNNNNNNNNNNNNNNNNNNNNNNNNNNNNNNNNNNNNNNNNNNNNNNNNNNNNNNNNNNNNNNNNNNNNNNNNNNNNNNNNNNNNNNNNNNNNNNNNNNNNNNNNNNNNNNNNNNNNNNNNNNNNNNNNNNNNNNNNNNNNNNNNNNNNNNNNNNNNNNNNNNNNNNNNNNNNNNNNNNNNNNNNNNNNNNNNNNNNNNNNNNNNNNNNNNNNNNNNNNNNNNNNNNNNNNNNNNNNNNNNNNNNNNNNNNNNNNNNNNNNNNNNNNNNNNNNNNNNNNNNNNNNNNNNNNNNNNNNNNNNNNNNNNNNNNNNNNNNNNNNNNNNNNNNNNNNNNNNNNNNNNNNNNNNNNNNNNNNNNNNNNNNNNNNNNNNNNNNNNNNNNNNNNNNNNNNNNNNNNNNNNNNNNNNNNNNNNNNNNNNNNNNNNNNNNNNNNNNNNNNNNNNNNNNNNNNNNNNNNNNNNNNNNNNNNNNNNNNNNNNNNNNNNNNNNNNNNNNNNNNNNNNNNNNNNNNNNNNNNNNNNNNNNNNNNNNNNNNNNNNNNNNNNNNNNNNNNNNNNNNNNNNNNNNNNNNNNNNNNNNNNNNNNNNNNNNNNNNNNNNNNNNNNNNNNNNNNNNNNNNNNNNNNNNNNNNNNNNNNNNNNNNNNNNNNNNNNNNNNNNNNNNNNNNNNNNNNNNNNNNNNNNNNNNNNNNNNNNNNNNNNNNNNNNNNNNNNNNNNNNNNNNNNNNNNNNNNNNNNNNNNNNNNNNNNNNNNNNNNNNNNNNNNNNNNNNNNNNNNNNNNNNNNNNNNNNNNNNNNNNNNNNNNNNNNNNNNNNNNNNNNNNNNNNNNNNNNNNNNNNNNNNCTAATAGATGAAGTACATTCCATgaaactaaaaaataaaaaaggaatctaCTTTTTTGACGAAACATACCCCGTTTGGCACAATTTTATGAATGGTGCATTTGTATGTTAATGAAACAAAATCAAGATGATTACTTTTCAAACaagtatacataaaaattaagaattaaaaaaagttcgcgcaaaatatacatttccttgaaaaaattacacaaaattaGCAAATAAATAGTTGAATTTGTAGAATATTTAACTTAATTATAGGAATAATACGTATTCATTAAAGTGCTTATTAATGATATGAAGTGAGAAATGCAGACAGTTTGAAATGTTATAAGCACATTACGCCCATACTGCTGAAGCGGAAGACAAGTAATTTTAGTCATATTTGGATTACACTCTATACCAAATTGAACTTTAGAGAGCGTAATTTTTTAGGATGTCAGCATGCTCTACATCTATTACTTGGACTAAACATTTTAGAAAATCTTCTAAATTTTGGTAGCTTTTCTAATATTTATTCTaactaaaaattttacttaaaaaatgtgcctcTAGAAATAAGGTATAAATTGAAAAGCATAAAGTAGTACAACTTGGTAAGCTTGCTGCATCCACAGCTACAACATTACATGGCTGTGACATAACTGTTGCTTTctcgaaaatgaaaataggAATAAGTTTCTTTGTGTCGTAATGCTATGTGgcattttctaaattagCTCTCATAGAACAATATGTTTCTCATTTGGagtctatttttttaaattccaaTATGCTCAATATTACgttattttctacattttcgcCATTTAGATATACAAACAGTAATATACTACATTttaacttttataattttatgaacataATTGCATATGttgttcttccttcctcTGGAGGTTAATAACCGTTCTGGATATATCGACTTATATTTcgtataattataatatgcGCTATTTTCACATGGGTTGGTATCGTAAAGCGTATGGGCTCATTGGCATCATGGGGGCTGGAAATCCTATTGAGGTACTCATTAATTCACTTGTGTCCAAATCACTTATAtgtttacgtttttttttctttttcttgggAATACAACAACAGGGTAAACACCCACAACACTAAAATGGAAGAATAAAAGATATATGTATTACATGTGTTTCACAAttgtatgtattttattaaaattattaattcttttttaaaatgcacatattttaatatatattttgattttaccttatataaaatgaaaaaaaaaaaaggtaagaCATCCAAGACCAAAAAGAGATGGTAACCCATatttttggaatttttcCGTGTAAAATATACCCGCATAGGATGTAATTCTATTAAAAAGGGTTTCTATATCACCGTTTTCAAGTCCCTGTTgcattaaattatatatagaatTCGTAAACATGCCTTGAAGACTTCCTGTGAACAGATTACCCAAACCTGGGATTATACTACCAAAACCTGGGAGAATGTTGCCAAAACCTGATTGATATGTTTTTATCACTTCTGTTACGAGACTTTTATCAAGTTTATCTTCATATGATCCTTCTTGCACACATGCTAACTCagacaataattttttaggaTCATAACGatcattattttgtaaatattttgtgcatatgtcattttttattagttcacataattttttaaacgtaaaatataatggaaCACATTCTTTAATATTGTcacaatatttatttgatTCTGTATtctttgttccttttttctgttcaaatgtttcaaaattttcaaggTAATCaagtaattttttgataGATTTGAATAATCCCGTTTTAAAAAGTTGGGATTCAGGATTAcatattttaccatttttattagGTCGTCCGTTTCTGTCAATATTATTCCACTGTTTTtgaatttcttcaaaaaaaggatatatatttttttttgtctcaaCTTCATCAAACTGTGTAGTTAATTCATCATATAACCAGTAATTCAAATCATAACAATGCTTATCGAAAAATGATGAATCGTCATTATGAACATTTTCTaaatagtata
This sequence is a window from Plasmodium cynomolgi strain B DNA, chromosome 3, whole genome shotgun sequence. Protein-coding genes within it:
- a CDS encoding VIR-like CYIR protein (putative), translating into MTESDVDELPSEKFFKALTGDQKTSTYSIVCGNVTTDSSEKEINKICTKLAKNIYYLENVHNDDSSFFDKHCYDLNYWLYDELTTQFDEKFKNSGIILTETDDLIKMVKYVILNPNFLKRDYSNLSKNYLITLKILKHLNRKKEQRIQNQINIVTILKNVFHYILRLKNYVN